In a single window of the Halomicroarcula saliterrae genome:
- a CDS encoding alpha/beta fold hydrolase, with amino-acid sequence MPDAYHDGVRLSYEVSGPSDAETVVFVEGLGYGRWMWRWQRSALADYETILWDNRGTGDSDEPAGPYTVPAMADDLAAVLDDAGVDTAHVVGASMGGMIAQQFAVDHERADSLTLLCTTPGGPDAVPTPEATLDRIFDVPEAYDERERRRYKMEPAMTDAFRSDHEELIERIVDWRLDSDASEQALAWQAAAVDAFDVHDRIDEIRVPTLVVHGTADRVVPVENGRLLADELPDAEYHELDGAPHLLFIERADAVNEYLRGFLTDV; translated from the coding sequence ATGCCCGACGCGTACCACGACGGCGTCCGCCTGTCCTACGAGGTATCGGGGCCAAGCGACGCCGAGACCGTCGTCTTCGTCGAGGGACTGGGCTACGGCCGATGGATGTGGCGCTGGCAGCGCTCCGCACTGGCCGACTACGAGACGATTCTGTGGGACAACCGCGGGACCGGTGACTCCGACGAACCAGCGGGCCCCTACACTGTCCCGGCGATGGCGGACGACCTCGCGGCCGTGCTCGACGACGCCGGGGTGGACACCGCCCACGTCGTCGGGGCCAGCATGGGCGGGATGATAGCCCAGCAGTTCGCAGTGGACCACGAGCGGGCCGATTCGCTGACGCTCCTCTGTACCACGCCGGGCGGCCCCGACGCGGTCCCGACGCCGGAGGCGACTCTCGACCGCATCTTCGACGTGCCCGAAGCGTACGACGAGCGCGAGCGACGCCGCTACAAGATGGAGCCGGCGATGACCGACGCGTTCCGGAGCGACCACGAGGAGCTCATCGAGCGTATCGTCGACTGGCGCCTCGATAGCGACGCCAGCGAGCAGGCCCTCGCCTGGCAGGCCGCCGCGGTCGACGCGTTCGACGTCCACGACCGCATCGACGAGATTCGGGTGCCCACACTGGTAGTACACGGCACCGCGGACCGGGTCGTCCCCGTCGAGAACGGCCGGTTGCTCGCCGACGAACTCCCGGACGCCGAGTACCACGAACTCGACGGCGCACCACACCTCCTGTTCATCGAGCGGGCCGACGCGGTCAACGAGTACCTCCGGGGGTTCCTGACCGATGTCTGA